In Equus quagga isolate Etosha38 chromosome 14, UCLA_HA_Equagga_1.0, whole genome shotgun sequence, the genomic stretch CTTCCACTTCTCTTCTGACCAGaacccccaccccattcccaccCATTTCACTTGGGTCTCTGGGTGCCTGCAGCAAACTCCCACTCCTCAATCTCTAAAGAAtgttcctctgttttctccttgagCTAAAAATGATATCCTCCCTGTTATGGGTGGAATTTGTCCCCTCAAAAAGGTATGCTGAAGTCCTCATCCCctggacctcagaatgtgaccttatttggaaatagggtcattacAGATGGAGTTATTAAGACTAGGTCATACTGGAGTCAGCTGGCCCCTAATCCTACATGacggtgcccttataagaagacagtcacgtgaagacagagacacagagaacacCAGGCAACAGTGGAGGATTGGAGAGatgcatctgcaagccaagaatgCCGAGATGGCTGTCAAACCACCAGGAGCGGGGAGAGGCATGAAAGGATTCTCTCCTATGggtttcagagagagcatggccctccagacaccttgatttcaggattctagcctctagaactgtgagtcAATAAACTCCTGTTGtcttaaaccacccagtttggtACAGTGTTTGTTATTTTACTGCAGAGAAGTTCCACGGCTTCCATTAGTCTTTCGAAGCAGTCTGTGACCCCATGAAGGGTAAGGATTAACGTTCTGGCAATTCTGAACTATTTTTAGTTTCCCATGCCTTTTTTAGGCTCATAACATTTCCTCTGCtgagatttcttttataaattcacTGTATTGAATGTCTACCATGTGCTAGGAATACCACAGCGGACAAGCCAAGAGGGCTTCTCTCAGCATATGGCATCTGGCCTttgctcatccttcaagtcttAACTCAGCCtcatttcctccaggaaggctAAGGTATGCCGTTCTTTTTTGACCCCTTAACACCTAGTACTTATCTCTGCCATTTTACAGCGAAAGTATCTGTTTACGTGTCTTCTTCCCCACTATGAGCAGCACATGAGCTCAAGCCAACTTGGTACTCCCAGAGCCTAATACAGCAACTATGTACAATAAtggttcaataaacatttgttgaattgaaaaaagaaagaaaaagttcaaaacttgtttttttcccctatgaaATGCTAACAATGATCCATTCCCTACTGATTTCACGAGACTGTTGGGAACATTGCAACAGGATAGAGACTATTGTAAGACTCTATTCAGAATCAAGAGGAATTACACACTTAGGCAATTTATCCTCCTACTAAACTCAAAGATCGGCATCATGTGAGTAGCTGCAAAATGAGCCTTATCCTTGGGACCTGATATTGAAAAAGAATCCCCTGTTTTCTCATGATACAGACCCAGGAACAGAGTCTAGGATTCTGCAGAGTGTGTCCCTCCAGCTCTGCGGAGCAAGACCTTTGGAGACATGACCTCTACTTTCTCTTACTTCTCACCTGCTCCAAAAGCTTCATCCTCCACAGCAGGTGACAATGTTCTTTAAAGGCATAGTGCCataatctttaaaacataatcaaggtgctttcctttctgcatttccTTGTACTCTGTTTCTCCCCAGTGAGAATGGTACATCACCACAGGGAAGATTAGGATTCTTACATCTGGAATACAAAGAGAAAGCCTTCAAAATGGGTGGATGAAATCATTCAGTAGTAATGGCTGTGGGGAAAAAATGCACTTTGCTAAAGGCAAgctttttgagagaaaaaaaggagaaagagaaattgttaAAATTCAAAGGGCAAACCCTTAAGGGAATAAGGCATGATgtttgtccattaaaaaaaaaaagttagccaatgaagtaacagaaaaagaactcaagaactcaatcccattcacaatcgcaacgaaaagaataaaataccttgggataaatttaaccaaggaagtgaaagatttatacaatgaaaactacaagactttcttgaaagaaattgacgacgacataaagagatagaaagacattccatggacatggattggaagaataaacatagttaaaatgtccatactacctaaagcaatctacagattcaacgctatccccatcagaatcccaaggacattctttacagaaattgaataaagaatcctaaaattcatatggggcaagaaaagaccccaaattgctaaagcaatcctgagaaagaagaacaaagctggaggcatcacaatccccaatttcaaaacatactacaaagctacagtgatcaaaacagcatggtactggtacaaaaacaggtgcacagataaatggaacagaattgaaagcccagaggtaaaaccacacatctatggacagctaatcttcgacaaaggagcggAGGGCCtacactggagaaaagaaagtctctttaacaaatggtgctgggaaaactggacagccacatgcaaaagattgaaaattgaccattctttttcaccacacaccaaaataaactcaaaatggatcaaagacctaaagattaggcctgaaacaataagtcttctagaagagaatatcggcagcacactctttgacatcagtttcaaaagaatcttttcggacactataactcctcagttgagggaaacaatagacagaataaacaaatgggacttcatcagactaaagagcttcttcaaggcaagggaaaacaggattgaaacaaaaaaacagcccactaattgggaaaaaatatttacaagccacttatgtgacaaagggttaatctccataatatacaaagaactcacacagcttaacaacaaaaaaacaaacaacccgatcaaaaaatgggcagaggacatgaacagacatttctccaaagaagatataagtatggccaatagacacatgaaaagatgttcatcatcgctaatcatcagggaaatgcaaatcaaaactacactaaggtatcaccttacacccattagattggcaaaaatatccaaaaccaagagtgacaaatgttggagaggttgtggagaaaaaggaaccctcatacactgttggtgggaatgcaaactagtgcagccactatgaaaaacagtatggagatttctcaaaaagttaaaaatagaaataccttatgacccagccatcccactactgggtatctatcctaagaacctgaaatcagcaattccaagagtcccatgcacccctatgttcatcgcagcattatttacaatagccaagacatggaaccaacctaagtgcccagaaactgatgattggataaagaagatatggtatatatacacaatggaatactactcagccataaaaaaggacaaaattgttccattcgcatcaagatggatggacctcgagggtattatgttaagtgaaataagccagacagagaaagacgaactctatatgactccactcataggtggaagttaacatatagacaaggagaactgatcagtggttaccagggaaaagggggggtggggagagggcacaaagggtgaaggggtgtacccacaacatgactaacaataatatacaactgaaatctcacaaggttgtaatctatcataatcttaataaaaaaaaagttaaaacaaacaaacaaaaaaagttaacatCCTACCAAAATTGATAACCAAATATAATCAAgcctttaaaattaatttccagcttatagaagaaaaaaacccagactatatgtaaaaaaaaaaagttaaatgacacCAGGAGGAAGTGATCAGACAAATCAGAAAATGAGACATTGCACATGACAACTAGCCTGGCTCCTCAGATGCCagtgtaaatatattaaaaaatacatatagtgGGGGGATTGTTTTAgaataagaaagattaaaaaccATAACATAAATGCAATGCATGAACTCTGGATCTTTGTTCTAAagtgttaattaaaaaattcatgtTGGGGACaattggaaaaatttaaatatgtaatttaaatgagatgacagcaaattattaattttcttaggtgtgaGAATGGTATTATTATGTAGAAGAAGGATCTTATTCTTAGGAGATGCATACAGGATACTGAAGTGTTTAGGAATGAAGTCTACAATTTACTTTGAAGTGTTTCATATATAAAACTTTCTATTAaagtaaatatggcaaaatgttaacaagtTTAATTAAGATAAAGGGCACGCAAAAGTCACGGTtctgttctttcaacttttctgtatgcttGAAGATTTCTGTAATAAACAGTTGAAAAAACagtgtgaaaagaaaacaaatgaagatcTAGACTCCCCAACCCCAAGGGGGAAGATCGAGGTGCCATGGGTGAGAGGACAGGGCATGAGAAGGGAAGTCAGGTGGGCCTCCAGGACTGAGGATGAGTCAGCATCAGGAGACTGCCCCACCTGGCCCAAGCGAGCATGTCGCTGGGCAGTGCCAAGGTGCCACATGCCCAGAACTTGGCCAACACTTGTTGCCTGTACTGGTGAGCCCCTTTTGCTGCACTCCTTGTCCTCAAGTGAGGGCATCCCACCAGAAGTTGCCTCTGTAGCCGCCCACGGTCCAACAGGAACAATACCCACCCATGCCTTGATATTTTCTTAGTCCAAGAGACCGACCTTACGAGAAAAATCCTATTTTCAATGGCTCAGGACTTTCATAAGCCTCACCAAAGGGAGGATGGGGATCTGAATAGGTCCTACTCTCCAGAACCTACACTTGGGTAGGACTGAATGGAACCATTTCAAGATTTCTTCTGGGATCAAGAGTAGTTAAAACCAACCCACAGGACATGGAGAAATAAACAACCACTCTTCTGAAGGAAACTAACACAGAATGGCTCAAAAAAAAATTCGTCACTTCTGAGCCAAATCCTTTTCTGTGCCCAGCGGTCTAGGACGCTGATAGATAAAGCAATGGAAAAAGTAGAAACTGCTGACAGTGCAACCGCTCAGAAGTGGAGGCGAATTTGACAAACTTATACACCGAAAAGTTGTATCCCATAGGTTTCAAGGCTCTCTTGCCTCCTGTTTTGtcaatgtctttttgttttctgaaaacgTGACTAAATCCAAAAAACAGACTACAATAAGGGCGATTTCATCTATTCTCAAAGTCCCTGAGTTTTATCAACGAGCCCAAAATAAGAGGTGTATGGCCCCTACATATTCACAATTTGTAGCtctgcttaaaacattttaaattaaatcaaattaataaattggtAATCACCAGAGTAAACCACATCATAATTGTGTTATTAACAAATCAAAACATATGTAACATGAAGGTTCCTGACCCACACCAGCCAACAGGTACAAGTAGGGTTGCATTCGCATTATGATCTGAATCCCATTGGCCCAGCCGCCGATCCGGTCAGCCAACAACTAGTCTCTTACGATGTTCTTCCCCAGGACTTTCCAGGAGTCTTGGGGGCGGGAGGTGGGCAGAGTGGGGGAGATGGGGGGGACTTACGCATAGGTATGAATCCGCTCAGACCTCCCCATGCTGCTGACCTCTGTCCCTGCAAACCAGAGCTGCTAATGTGCTGTCCATCAGGCCTGAAATCTGGAATTCCTGCCTGCTTCTCATCATCACAGTGACTTAACCCGCCACTGTCACTGCGCTGACTTAGCTGAGCAGGATGGAGACCCTCTCTCTGACGCCAGATTGCTGAGACCCTGATGCCCACGATGGTGCCGCTCCGCTCAACAGTCACTGCCACGGGGAAGAGGACAATGGCCTCCTTCATCCCGCTGTAACTTCCCGAGGCAGGTTTGCTTTGAGTCCCAAAGCATTACAGAGTTTAGTCAAACAGGTCTACTTTTTACACCTGGCCCTTCCTCCCAGGTGCTCAGGGGTCTCGACGCTGCTCCCCACAGGTGCTCAGGCCCCACTGCTGGGTCTGACTCACCATGCCAGCCTACATTTTCCCTTTCAGGGAATTCTCCTTAAGGGACCCGACTGCCCTCCTGAAACCTGGCTTCGGTCAGAACCCCCCAAACTATCAGCTGTGATATTATGTGCCTGAAGCCCATTAGCGGATGACGTTTAAATGTTCTTTCTCAGGAGTTCTTCGATCCCCAGGTAAATCATCAGAGACAAACACTTGGGAGGAAGGCTATTGCCCAACAAACGGCACCTGCGAACGTTAACCGCAAGTATACAGCTGTCACTTTACAGCTACAAACAGCACAAACTGAAAAGTGGATATGTCCATTCAGCCTTTTCTTCCTAATTTACAATAGTTTCTGGGAGAAAAAtcttgggtctttttttttaatctattgctTAAAATTTCTGGGAATTTTATCTCTCTGGAAAGCAGCAGACATgacgaaccttgaggacattatgctgcgTACAAAAAGTCAGACGCAAAAGGACAAGTATTGAAGATTCCACTTACATGGGGCACCTGGAGTAGTCACTCTCAGAGTCGGAAAGTAGAAAAGGGgtcgccaggggctggaggaacgGGAATGGGGAGCCATTGTTTGGTGAGaacaaagtttcagtttgggaaaatgaaaagagttcGGGAGATGGATGACGATGATGATCGcagcacaacaatgtgaatagaCTTGTGAcgctgaactgtacacctaaaaatggtggaaatgataaattttgttatgttatgtatattttaccacaataaaaaataagtgaacttatagaccacacttaaaaaaaaacgcAGATCCAAAGGTGTTGTGAACGGAGCAAAGGAGTGGGTCCAGCCTCAGGAAGCCAGAGTGAAGCGTTTGCCTGGGATACTGAAGAAGCCCTACCCACAGACACGGCGAGGTGGAGTGTGAGGAAGGCTGAAGAGAGgaaaaactgacttttttttttttcacatggtgtATAGTAGTAATTACCACCCTCGGGAATGTAgcattttagttttcaaagctcTTCCAGGAGTTTTGTAACTTGCTGTCATAACAAGCCTGGGAGGCGAAGGGTGACTCAGGGTTCAGACTCCAGGGCTACAGAGAGGGGGAAGCCGCTCCCGCCGGGACCCACATCCCATTTGccaacaaggaaactgaagctcccaTAGGTGAACTGGCTTGCCCGAAATCCTAGTTACTAACGAGCAAAGCAGAGACTTGACCCCCAGCCTCCTGACTCACTTCCACAACCAAGTATGAATTAAAGCAGAATGAAActgaaaaagtcaaaaataattcCCTATTGCGTCAAAGAATGAAAGAATCCCTATTCGACATTAACactcaaaagacaaaagaatataatttggggatatattttaagctttagaaaatcctcccacccccacccctgagtAGGAAGGTGGGTAAAAACAGAATCTGGGGTGAGAAGTCATGTGACTCATCCATGATGTGGTGGAGAAGAATCCGTAAGCAAACACTGTGCATTTATTTCAAGTCCTGTGTCTCACTCGGCCAGCCTTGGCAGCCACCCCACTGCAATTGCTTCAGGGGCCCTCCTTCGGAGATACGGTCAGAGCCCTATTTTAGGACGACAGAAGTGACCTAAAGCATGTGGCCATTAAGCTAGAATTTAAAAGGACAGACACACGCAAAGGGCAGATTAAGCCATCTGGCTCCCACGGTATGCAGGGGGTTAAGCAACCAGATGTGTGTTCTAAGACTCTCCTGACACAGCACAGCCTTATCCGCAGAGCATCATCTCTGTGTCCTggcctgttccaggaagcagTCAGTGAAGTTGCCTGCAAGAGAAAGCACGTGGCTTCAGAGGTGAACCAGGGACATCCTCTGAGGTGCCAAGGATTTATCTGAGCAGCCAAACGTACACTGACAGACAGGCCTGTGTGTGCTGGAGAAGCCTGTTCCACGGCTCAGATGAACGATTCACGGCGGAATTCACCCACAAGGGGAAACGAGTTAATGACCAGGGCGTTTCACCTCCTGCCTAGATGCGTCATAAAATCAACTTGTAAAGCCTGGCTCTGAGAATACATTCGCTCACCCAAATGTGGTTCTGTGGGGCTAGGAAACATTTCAAAGAGGGAATACTCACAGAGGAGAAAGTTCTTAGGCTTCCTGTGAGCTCGGAACGGGGCCAGTGGCCTGAGCCTGACAGCTAGTCCAGGCGTGGTCAAATCTGTTAACAAGAAATCCAAAGCTGCCTGTAGCATCTGCTCCACATCTGGGACTGGGACTTCTGACTCATCAGCCTCTCTCTCAGCCCTACATTCTCCTACAGGCCTGAGCATGCAGGCCCCACAGTGCCGAGGCCCCAGCACTCAAATCACCCGTGAGGATTTGGCCTTATCTCCAACAGTGCCTTCCCCGGCCCCATAGACTCATGCCGGCCCACCAGCTCCAGGCCAAGGGCAAACAGCCTAGACCGTCTCAGCCCCCTAGGCTGTGACAGATTCCAGGTCTCCCAGACACTGGTGTCCGTTCTGGCCCTTTAAATTTAGCAGGCCTGCATCCCACCATGCCCACTGGCCCACCAGAGTGAGCCACAGCAGCACCTGTTCCAGGCCAATCCTGTTTACCCCGGACATACTATTTTTGCTCTCACCTCCCTGGTTCTCAGATTCCTGGCTCCATATCCCAGCTGCCGTAGCTGCTTCTGGCCCCTTCGCTTTGGTGACCCTTTGCACTTCCCTTTTTAGACCTCAGCTTCTCACATGTTTCTGACTCAACTTGCTTCTGCACTGCCGGCTTCCCACTTGGTCTCAGGTGAGGACCCATGATTCAGCCCCAGCCCCCGGGGTACCCCCTCAGCTAGGATCACCCCCAGGAAAGGCAGAGGGTGAGGATTTGTTCCCATCGTGCCTGTCCGCTTCTGACCCTCAGCCTTGCTTTGCCCTCCAGGTCCTGATCGGGGCCCCAACTTGGGTCCTGATCTCTGGAGTCCCCCTGTCACCTGGGACAGCTCTGGTCTGGGCTCAGCTTCTGATTTCATGCTGGCGTTGCTGGGGTTACACCAGGCCCATCCCCCATCTATCTCACTGAGATCAGAGTTGGGGAGGCTCCCAGGCCTCTGAGGGTGAGGGAATCTGAGAGAAGGCAACACTGCCTCAGGCGGAGCCCTGACAGGGCGCAGACGCTGGGGAGAGAGTCTCATCTGTCTGGGAACATTTCTGTCTATGGATTTGGGGATTACTTATGAGGAGAGACCCATTGGGGCATCAGGAGGCAAGGCACTTGCCATCTCAGGCCCTCGTTCCCTATTCCTTTAAACTGCGTGTGTGGAGTAGCGGGAAGGTATGTTGTTCCAGACGATATCTCAGACAACCTTTCAGTTCTAAGACTACGGAAGTTAACAGTGGCCCCATATGGTCCAGACCCTTTTCCTTGTCCGCCAGACTCCGCATCTGACTTTAGCAACATGTCTGTCATGGACATTCTCCCTCTAGCGCCTCCAGCAGTGAACAAATGAGTCCCCCCAGGGTTCCCCAGCTCCCAATCTCTCCGTTCTCTCCACTCCAGAAACAAGGgccagagccagcccctctttctcttctccagcccTCATCATCCCCTTCCCTGGAGGTCGGGGGACCTGAAGACGATCTTCCCCTAAAAGCTCAGCCGGCCACTCGTTTTTCATTTCCGTAAGCCCTACGGGTACCAGCTTTGCTTAATGAGTGTGCACTATGGTGGAATGGTGAGAGCAAGACTCTAGGCCTGGCCTCCAGGGTGATTCCAGCTTCGCCACTTACTAGTGATGGGACCCTAGACAAGGGatttaacttctctatgcctgTCTCCCATCTCTAGAATTAGCATAatcacagcccctccctcactgCATTGTCTGAGGATTATAGGAGTTCATTCATGGAAGAATGGTGCGTCGCATGCAATAATGGTGATGCTACAAGATCTCATTTATTGATTACTCACTCTATGTCAGGCCttattctaaacactttacatccAATAATTCACTTTTCCTAAGCAAAGTAAAACAGGGAGAGAAGGATTATTCTATAATTCTAATTTAAATTCTTGTTAATGTTTATTGTAAGTGGAGACAGAAAGATCATTCCATAATTCTAATTTAAATTATCATTAATGTTTATTGCGCCCATCAACAGAAGTTGAAATGCACTATCAAAATTCATCACAGTTCCCATTACTCCAAAAAATcaagttgtttttatcttttagtgTTCTCTCTATTGGTCTTGGTAAGGTTcatgtataataaatattcacACTTGggcaaaaaataaactaaattctaAAAGGTTAGTTATAAAAGGTTTCCCCATCCAAACACAAACCTAGTGTGGGAAGATGTCAAAAATGAAGCATCTAGAGGATGGAGATTCCCAGGGGTTCCCAGGATATGGACACAAGCTGTGTCATAGTGTTGACACAATTCTGTATGTATCTTTGGCTTAACATTAAATCATAAACAGTTTCCATGTTGCTGTATAGTTTTGAAATTATCATTTCAATGACTGTAGAATAACCTCTTTAGTTAATTATTAGAATTGAACTGACCTCATTATTGGATATTCATGGatttttacaattataaataattctgtagCAAACATCTTAGCAcaagtgactttttctttcttttagattatttccTAGGCTAATTCTCAGAGATAGAGTTCCTGGGTCAAAGGGACAAACTGAGGCTAATCTAAAGCTGTAATTGCTTCTACCATTTCATGCATCCCTGCTCAGCTGGCAGACGATTCTATTTGAGGGACGAAACACTCCtagggaaagcaggaaggagaaaggagcaagcATTTGCTGTTGAGTGCCAGGCATCGTGCTGGCTTCAAACTAAATCTTTGATGTGCTGCCATCTGACGTGCTCACATTTGTCTCATTGATGTTGCTTTGGCCTTTTATGAAGACATTTGCCAAGCAGTACATTAGAAGCTTTGTTTATtcgatctcatttaatccttacaactgtGCTCTAAGGAAGatatttattatcctcattttatgaagGAGGAAACAGGAACTCAGACTAAGCTAAGGTTGCACAGCTAATGAATGGAAGAACCTGGGTCCAAATTTATGCTCTGTCTACTCTGCCACACTGTGCCCCAGCCCCCCAGCTCTGTGTGTACAGATGGGATTTTCACCCTCTGCTGTGTATGGATGGAGGGAACGCAGGAGATGGGGGTCAGGGGAGGACCACCCTAGAAGACTGCTCTGAAGGGGCCTCACCCTCCTCGCCCTCTGCCCACAAactgtttcccttttctttcctgctggtGAAAAGTAGAATATCAAGGGCGACtttgttttacacacacacacacacaatcacacacacacattctgagGAAAGGGCTCCCTGTAAATGGAGGACCCACTACTTAACAAAGATGCTGACCAAGGACTTATCAAATGTCCTTTGAGGCTAAGTACCTCTCAGAACAGTTACTACTAAGCCTGAGTAGGTGGACTGGGTCCATCCTTATGTTAAAAT encodes the following:
- the LOC124225762 gene encoding uncharacterized protein LOC124225762 isoform X2; this translates as MLRPVGECRAEREADESEVPVPDVEQMLQAALDFLLTDLTTPGLAVRLRPLAPFRAHRKPKNFLLCVQFSVTSLFTLLCCDHHRHPSPELFSFSQTETLFSPNNGSPFPFLQPLATPFLLSDSESDYSRCPILETHNGNGLVLLCQHQYRRSHKFLTNPTMSEPHGALETSQATRRSPGAPLTFCLEISFARSSNSFSTFSIFHFATEGSVAKISLTVCDGLNACVDAPPSG
- the LOC124225762 gene encoding uncharacterized protein LOC124225762 isoform X3; the encoded protein is MLRPVGECRAEREADESEVPVPDVEQMLQAALDFLLTDLTTPGLAVRLRPLAPFRAHRKPKNFLLCVQFSVTSLFTLLCCDHHRHPSPELFSFSQTETLFSPNNGSPFPFLQPLATPFLLSDSESDYSRCPILETHNGNGLVLLCQHQYRRSHKFLTNPTMSEPHGALETSQKFWGSVAGWFWLRIPHVAVVRRHLGCTHLKARLGLEHLPSRQPEEARGHL
- the LOC124225762 gene encoding uncharacterized protein LOC124225762 isoform X1, whose product is MLRPVGECRAEREADESEVPVPDVEQMLQAALDFLLTDLTTPGLAVRLRPLAPFRAHRKPKNFLLCVQFSVTSLFTLLCCDHHRHPSPELFSFSQTETLFSPNNGSPFPFLQPLATPFLLSDSESDYSRCPILETHNGNGLVLLCQHQYRRSHKFLTNPTMSEPHGALETSQKFWGSVAGWFWLRIPHVAVVRRHLGCTHLKARLGLEHLPSRYFTHMAAGNQKKPGGTFDILPGNLLC